The region AGCGATATCCGCGACAATGTCGGCTATAGTCCGATCACAAGGGTCAAACGAAAAGATGGATCGTTCGACCTAACTCCGCTTATCGTAGGAAGCCAAGGAACGCTTGGAATTATTTCAGAAATGATTATGAAGAACGAATTCGTTAGCGCACATATGGCCGTGGCCGCCGTGGCGTTTAGCAGTAGTGAAACTGCTAGGGATGCGCTGGATAACCTACGTAAACTCGAACCAGCTTTTTTGGAATATTACGACGGTGCATTATTTGAAGCAGCGGCAAGCGAAGGGAAAGTATACGATTTTTACAAAACCGCTTGTGCTAGCGGCAGCGTAAGCACGGTCATTATGATAGGGTTCGATGACTTTAATGAGCGAGCCCGAAGCCGCAAGCTTAAAAAGGTTGCCAAAACATTACAAAATGTTGAAGTGACACTAGTAAGCGCTAACGGGGAAGATGCCCAAGAAATTTTGGCAATCCGTGAAGTAACCGCATACTCCTTACGGCCTGCAGGCAAAGATCTCTCGGCACCTCCACTTTTTGACGGTGCATATATTCCATCCGAACGTTTTGATGATTTCTCATCGGCGGTTGCTACGCTGGCGGCAAAGCATCACGTTACTTTGCCTCTTCACGGCCGAATTCTAGAAAGCGTCTACTCTACGCGCCCTCAATTGCAGTTTCACAAAGTAGGTGACAAGCAAAAAGTATTCAAGCTTCTTGATGAATACGCGAAGATTGTTGAAAGTTGTGGAGGCCATCTGATCGGAGAAGGGGGCGAGGGCCGAGTAAAAGCACGCTTTGCCTATGCTCCACTCGACGACGATATACTCGAGTTTTTCACGGCTGTAAAAGCGATTTTTGATCCGTTTGCTATCCTTAACCCCGGGGTAAAACAAACCGCCGAGATCAGGCAGCTAGTTTCTCAGCTTCGGACAGATTATGACACGGCGCAATTCGCTAGCTATGTTCCCTATAGCTAAGCCTTGAAAATGTCACTTTAAGCGACTATCATAGCTAAAGCGCGCGAGTGGCGGAATGGTAGACGCGCTAGCTTCAGGTGCTAGTGTCCTTCGGGATGTGGAAGTTCGAGTCTTCTCTCGCGTACCAGAGTAAAAATCGGCTTTTATGCCGATTTTTACTTTACTATACTTTAGATACTATACTGATATTTACAACACCACCCCTGTTGGCAAATTGCTCATATTTACAGAATTCTTTAAAATGGATATGCAAATATTAAACGTAATAGGGTGGGAACTAATATGAAAATGAATATCAAAGGGTTAATGTTAGGTTTTGCGGCATTCGCAATGGCGGTCAGTACGGTTGTCTCTACTGCTCAGCCAGCAGCAGCTGTTGGTCCTTGTGGTTCGAGTTATACCAAGGTTGGATCTTACAATATGGCTGCAGGGAATGCAAAGGGTGGAACTCTCGAGATATACTGGTCAAATACAAAAAAGAATAACTGTGCGGTGGCAAGATGCTACGACTGGACCTGTGGATATGGTGTACACCGTGAGGTGTATATCAGCAGAACAAATGACAGTTCTTGGAATGACTGGGAATCTGGGTGGAACTGGGTAAGTTATGCAGGTCCTGTCTATAGTTACAATTCAGTCGGGCGCTGCATAACCGCCCAAGCCAGATTCTACGCTGGTGTTAATTCTAACTACGGAACAGCTAGAATTGAGGGTAAACACTGCGGTTAAATAAAAAAGTCTCGTAACTATTAAAACTTAAAACGCTATTCGAACGGATAGCGTTTTAAAGTTTAGATTAGTAATAAGCGTACAGACCCTATTTGGATTGATGCAGGCTACGGATTTGTTTTTTGAACTGGGCGAACTGATCCTCGAACTCTAATGTGCCGTCAATTTCGACATAATACTCATCAGGCATGGAGGGTGCTTCAATTTCACTCGCTACCCGCAGTACATGTTCGGGGGCAAACCGCATCTGATCATTGGTAATTTCTCGATTTTCTCCGCGTTCAACGGCTATATCTATCGGGGTTTTTATCCAGATCACAGCAACGTCTGCACCAAGCTTATGAGCGATCGCAGCGTATCTTGCCCGGTCTTTGACGAAATTGTAGTTTGCATCACACACAACGGAATGACCCGCACTTAAGGCTTCGTGTGCAGCATACGCAAGTGCGCCAAATACGAGCAGATGATCAGTCGAGCCGTGATGTTCTTCAGGCTTATCAAATAAATGTCGTCTTAGGTGGTCACTATTTAAGCGGAGAGCTTTAATTTGTGTTGCAAATCTTTTTGAGAAATGACTTTTTCCAGAGCCAGGATATCCCAACATAAGATATAGGGTACGTTTCATGATTCTTTAACAGGGGTCGCATTAACTATATTCGTATAAATAAGCTTAAGCATATCAGAAATTATATCACGTGCATGAATGGTTTTAGCAATTATTTATCTCCTTTCGCTACAATAGGGATATGAATGAATTATCCGTAGGTGTTGGACCATATGAAAAGCCATGGCCCGTAGGATTCCAATACGATGTTGTACTACTAGAAAATGGCGACCGTCGGAACGTTGAAGATAAATATCGCTACTGGACGGTAAATGCCATTAAAGCCGACCTCGACAAAACTCGAGTCGATCTTCATATTGCGATCGAGAATTGGCAGCATGACCTTAATATTGGTACGATTGTACGAAATGCCAATGCCTTTAATGTAGCGGCCGTACATATTATTGGTCGCCGTCACTGGAATCGTCGAGGAGCGATGGTAACCGATCGTTATCTTGATATTATTCAGCACCAAACGGTCGAAGATTTCGTGAAGGCTGTAGATGGCCGTCATATCATAGCCGTAGATAATCTACCTGGCGCCGAGCCTCTTTCTGAAACAATGCTACCTAAAAAAGCGGTGCTCGTATTTGGAGGTGAGGGACCAGGGTTAAGCCAAGAAATGCGTGATGCTTCTGAAAAAATGGTGATGATCGAGCAATTAGGGAGTACACGATCTGTCAATGTTGGCGTGGCGGCTGGTATCGTTATGTACGCATGGCTGCAGCAGCATATTTTTAGCGTTGATTAGATAAATTCACACGCTATATATTGTGTCAATCTTGTCGGACTGTCATAATGAGAGTATGGAAAATAGTTCAGAAACTAGACACGTAACAAGGATTCATATCGAACTAACACCGAGTGATCCCGTTGAGTCTGCGCTCCATGAATTTATAAATGATGATGAGCAAAAATTGCATATCTTTACAGGTGCACGGCATATCGTGAATACCACTGAAGCCCATACGCACGTCTTCAGGGAAAGGCTTGCGCATATAGAAAAAGCCTTGGCTATGGTTGCGCACAACTCTATATTTCTAAGTGGGAATACCCGATTCATACCGCGTAAAGACGGGGGTGGCAGACTTTTTATCGAACCGATGCAGCCGGATAGATTGACGAATATCGTCGGCAGGATGAATGGCATCGCTTCCCTAGAGGGCGTTAGTGATACCGGTCTTTTGTATGTTGATTTTAGCAGCCAAAGTTTAAAGGAAGATATTCTCGAGCGAAGACGCGCGTTCAATGAAAAAGCTAAAGATCCTTCAACGCGTGAGCGTTTTTATGTCGGAAGCCCTCATCTCGTTACGCTTGATATTCCGCAATATAAAATACGCGGACGGCCATTAAATGAAGTAAGCTAGTTCATGGTATAATTACCCTATGATTTATCAATCTATCCATCACTCGCATCTGCTGCCGGAACGTGTCGGATAGATTTCTTTTTACTAAAAAATAACGCCGATTCACGTTTTCGGCGTTTTTTGATCCATTTATTATTTATTTTAGGAGAATTACTATGTCCAGATCTAAAAGCTCACGCTTGCGTTTACCGGATAAAAATGCAACAATAACCCCTATGAGTAGTTTGTCTTCGCAACCCTACAAAGGTACGCGTGATTCTTACCCCGAAGATATGCGTGTTCGAAACTATATTTTTGCGCAGTGGCGTCGAACCGTTAAATCGTTTGGATACGAAGAATACGGCACACCTCTTTTAGAGCCGCTTGAACTTTATGCCGCTAAATCCGGTCAAGAACTCGTTAGCGAGCAAACCTACACGTTTACCGACCGCGGTGGCCGCGTTGTAGCCATCCGTCCCGAACTAACGCCGAGCGTCAGCCGCATGGTAGCTGCTAGACGCCAGGAAATGGCATACCCAGCCCGTTTATATAACATTAGCAACTACATGCGCTACGAACGCCCTCAGCGCGGTCGTGAACGCGAATTCTGGCAGATGAATGTCGATATTTTTGGCGTGGAAGGCGCTCTGCCGGAATCTGAAGTAATCGGCATAGGCTATACGCTGCTTAAAAACCTTGGCGCGACTGACGAGATGTTCATCATCAAAATTAATAACCGAAAAGTTATTAATTATATGATGGCACAGTATCTTGGCCTTGATACTATTCAGGCGCAGTTAATGATCAAGCTATTTGACCGCAAGAATAAGATTGCAGCTGAGGACTTTCGTGATCAGGCAATCGAGATTTTTGGCGAACAAGCCGCCCCGGAAGGTCTAAAAAAGATTTCCGCACTTCTGTCCGCTAAAAGCATGGGCGAATTACCTGAGGATATTCGTGAAAGCGGAGCTGTAAAGGAAGTCCAAGAACTATTTACGCTGTTAGAACGTGCCGGTGTTAAAAATGCTATTTTTGACATTACCCTAATGCGAGGCCTCGACTACTATACGGGTACTGTATTTGAATTTTTCGACACGCACCCGGACAATAACCGTGCGATGTATGGCGGTGGCCGCTACGACGGACTTGTCGGTTTGTTTGGCGCCGAACCTATTTCGGCAGTTGGTATGGCACCCGGCCTTACGATGACCGAATTATTTTTACAGACGCACAAACTCCTGCCCGACCTTCCTTCTACGACCGAGGTTTATATTGTTGTACTTGGCGACGCTCTAAAAGGTGCTATGAAATTAGCGAGCGATCTACGTGAAGAAGGCGTGAATACCGAACTTGATATCACTGGTCGTAAACTCGACAAGCAGCTTAAGACAGCGGTGAAAAAACACATTCCATTCATTATTTTTGTTGGTGATGACGAGCTGCAAAGCGAGATCTATCCATTCAAGGACACCGCTTCAAGTGAAGAGCAAAAACTGAGCTTCGAACGTATTGTCAGTAGTGTCAAAGATCGCCGCCGCAAGCATGACGACGATTTAGACGATTTGTTCGAGTAGTCTACATCTGTTATAGTAGTCCGAGTATGAAGACTACCGTAAAACACCTATCCGACACAAAGGTTGAGCTAACTATCTCGCTTGACGCTAAAGAACTTAAAGACGCCGAACAAGTGGCGCTTACAAAACTATCAAAATCCGTGAAAGTCCCGGGCTTTCGTAAGGGTAACGTGCCAGCTAGTGTGGCTGCAAAGCATGTTGATCCTAATTTGCTTTCGCAACAAACCCTTGAAGATGCGCTTTCAAAGTCTGTAGCCGAAGCCTTTACGGCCGAGAATCTACAAGTACTTGACCGCCCCGCTGTCGATGTTAAGAAATTCGTTCCCGGTAGCGAAGTAGAATTCACAGCCGAAGCTGAAATCTTACCAAAAATAACGCTAGGTGACTATAAAAAACTGAAAGCTAAAAAAACAGCCGCTAAAGTTGTTGCAGCCGATGTTGACGAAGTCGTTGAACGTATGCGTATTGGCATGGCCGAGAAAAAAGATGTGAAGCGCGCTGCTAAAAATGGCGACGAAGCAACAATCAACTTCATTGGTAAAAAAGATGGCGTTGCGTTTGAAGGCGGTACAGGTAACGACTATCCTTTGACTCTTGGAAGTAACTCATTTATTCCAGGGTTCGAAGAAGGTATTATTGGTAAAAAATCGGACGAAACATTTGATCTTGAACTTACGTTTCCCGATGATTATCACGCGGCTGACCTAAAAGGCGCTAAAGTTGTTTTTGAAACGACTCTGACAGCTCTTAGGGAAATCGTCCTACCTGAACTTACTGATGAATTCGCAGCCAAAGCTGGTCCTTTCACTTCTATTAAAGAGATGAAAGATGACATCAAAAACGAACTAGCTGCACAAAAAGACCGTGAAGCCGTCGAAAAACTTAAAGACGAACTTGTTAAAGAACTCGTTGAAGTAAGCAATGCTCCGACTCCAGATGTCCTAGTTAAGGATCAAGCCGAATCAATCGAACGCGACATGACGCAGAACTTGATGTACCAAGGCTTAACGCTTGAACAGTATCTTGAGAACAAGGGCTTCGGATCAAAAGAAGAATGGCAAGAAACTGAAGTTAAAGACGCAGCAATCGCACGCGTTAAAGCCGGACTTGTGCTTGCTGAACTTAGTAAAGCTGAAAAGATTGAAGCAACGAATAAAGAACTCGACGAACATGTCGAACTATATAAAAAACAGTACGCCAATAACCCGCAAATGGTCGCGCAATTCGATCAGCCAGAAGCTCGTCGTGATATTGCTAACCGTCTACTGACCGAAAAAACAGTTGATCGTCTCATAGAACTCAACAGCTAATAGTTTTTTTGCTTGCGTGGTATCATAGAAATATGAGCGCAGAGCAGACGATTCGGCAGCTCCTTGCCGAGGCAGATGTGAAAATAAACGGATCTAGACCGTCAGATCTGCAGGTTCTTGATGATAGATTCTATGGACGTGTCCTTCGCCACCGCGAACTTGGTCTAGGTGAGTCGTACATGGATCGCTGGTGGTCATCAAAGGCGCTTGACGAACTGATCGCAAAAGTCCTGAGCGCTAATCTTCGCCGCAAAGTTCGGATTAGTCCTGAAATGGCTTGGACGTTTGTTCTGTCGTCTATTACTAATCGCCAAACTATTACGGGTGCTAAGAAGAACGCTTCTCATCACTACAATATCGGCAATGATCTTTATGAGCGGATGCTAGATAAGCGCATGGTCTATAGCTGCGGCTACTGGCGAAATGCTAAAAATCTGGACCAAGCCCAAGAGGCAAAACTCGATTTGATCTGTCGCAAACTTCATCTGAAAAAAGGCATGAAAGTGCTCGATATTGGTTGTGGCTGGGGAGGTTTTTCCAAGTTTGCAGCTGAAAAATACGGTGCAGTTGTTACGGGCGTTAGTCCGGCCGCCGAACAAGTCAAACTTGCCCGTAAACGCACAAAGGGTCTATCGGTGACGATCAAGCAACTTGATTACCGCGATGTGAAAGGCAAATACGACCGAATTGTATCTATCGGCATGCTGGAACATGTCGGAAATAAAAACTATCCGACGTTCTTTAACCAGTGTCTAAAATTATTAAAACCTGACGGTTTGATGTTGCATCACACAATCGGGGCTAATCATACTACCAGGGCTAATGACCCCTGGATTGATAAATATATTTTTCCAGGTGGGCATTTGCCCTCGCTTGCCGAATTAACCAAGGTGACGCAAAAGCAATTTATCATTGAAGATATACATAACTTTGGCCCGGATTATGACAAAACATTAATGGCCTGGCATGCTAATTTTGTAAAGCACTATAAAGAGATTAAAGGCGAATATGACGAACGATTTTACCGTATGTGGACATACTATCTGTTGGTATGTGCTGGCCTATTTCGCGCCCGTCACGCACAGCTCTGGCAAATCGTCATGCGTCCTAGAGGACGTAGTGATACCTACGAAAGCATTCGTTAGCACTCTGGGTTGACGAGTGCTAATTGACGGCGTAAAATAGAGTATATGAATAAGCCAAGCAATTATCTCGTACCAACAGTTATCGAAAAAACACACGAGGGTGAGCGTGCCTTTGATATCTATTCTCGCCTGTTAAGCGAACGTATTATTTTCCTCGGCGAGGAAGTAAATGAACATACGGCTAACATCGTTGTAGCCCAACTTTTACACCTTGCGTATGATGACCCTAAAAAAGACATCAAACTATATATCAACAGCCCAGGGGGTAGCGTATACGACGGCCTAGCGATCTTTGATACTATTCAGTTTATTGCACCTGATGTACAAACAATTGGTATTGGACTACAAGCCAGTATGGGCGCATTCCTGCTCAGTAGTGGAACAAAAGGCAAGCGTGTCGCACTTCCAAATAGCCGTATTATGATCCACCAACCGAGCAGTGGCACTCAAGGTAAGATTACCGACCAAGAGATCACCCTGCGTGAAGGATTGTTCCTCAAGCACCGCTTAAATGAAATCCTTGCTAAAAACACCGGTCAGAAATTATCTAAAATCGAAAAAGACGTTGATCGTGACTTTTGGATGAGTGCCGAAGAAGCCGTCAAGTACGGTCTTATCGACGAAGTAATCGAAAAGGCTTAACTACCTAAAAATGAGGTAACCATTTAAACTTACGGTCTGGGTTGCTTTCATACATCTCTTCATATTCATCGAGAATTCCGGCATTGCGCGCTGCTCCAATCGCATTCTGCCGAGTGCACCATGCCTTAGTTGATCGTGGAAATAGATTGTCTGCATCACCCTCTACTAGGGCAGTCTCTAATTTCTTGCGATGACCCAACTGCTCTTTAATAAGTACGCCACCAAGTGCTAGTCCTGCCATGTATAGCGGAATAGTAGCGGCATTTTTTGATTCTCGCGTTGTATATAACTCGAAAGCTTTACCCGCTAGTGCGACCGTAGACACAAGGCTTAGTGCAACTCCTATTGGGGTTGTTCTGAGTGTTTCGATAGATTTTTTGGGTAACTTATTCAAGATTTATCTAATATATAATATTTTGACAAAACACACAATAGCGTGCGATTGGCATGTTTTAAAAATAACTGTTATAATACATATACACCTAGACCTCTGAAAGGAGGTGAGTGATATGGCTATGCGTAATTGGGTGGAAGACGATCCCCTCTGCTGTTCGACTGGTGCGGATAAGCCCGACAAAGGGCCCACCGTCAACGCTGGACCGTTCGGGTGGCTGCGTGTCGCAGTCGCTGCGTGTGTAATAGCAGTGGCTTGCGTGGAGGGTAGTATCCAGGGCATCCGGGCTCTGCGCCGCTAAGTGCGTCGGTCACGACGCTCAAATAGGTTCGTTTAGTCGATAAGCCTATGAGGGCGACCCTCTCTATGTTTGTCCTGAGCGATAGACCTCCGTGGTTAACCCTGCGGAGGTCGTCTCATGTTCGGATACTTTTACAAAAGCTCAAAGTAGTCGCAAATTTATAATCGGGATATAACATGAATTAGTCTTGTTTGTTGTATATTCCACGCTTGAACAGCCATAAGCGGCATGTTTAAATTGGTCGGTAAGTCAGCAAAATCATTCAAATTACCAACTTTTGCAGGGAGTGAGAATGATGGCCGACCAGGCCGAAGATGAAAGAGCCAGACGGCGTGCGGCAGTTCTTGAGCAGATTGAAAAAAACAAGCGCCTCAATCAACAAGCTAAGACTGATGCCGAGCGAGCACGTCGACAACAAAACAGATAGAGCTCCGGCTCTCTTTTTGTTGTGACTTACGGAATACCCGCACTATCACATGCTTATTGTGATGGTGCGGGTTGCTGTTAATTTTAGGTAATTTATGATATAATAAATTCTAACATACGCCAACACGGGGAGTGGGCAAAATGAAACGTGGAAAGTATGTCCAGGACATCCTGGCCGGTGTCGCCGGTCTGGCGCCTCTCGGCCTCTGCCTTTACGAGGGCTGGCTAGGAGCGGCGCACATCGCAGCAGCTGTCGTCGGCGGCGCTCTTCTGACCTTCGGGGTCGGATTGGGCATGGAGGTCTGGTGCAAAGACAGGGCTGATGCCAAAGTCAGCAAGCTCTGAAGCGCAACCTTCCTCCGCATGAGCGGTTTCTGATGGTCGTGAGAGCAGTTAGCTCCGACCATCAGGAACTTGCTCCATTTTTATTTTTTAATCCATAAATTTCCTCCGTTTAAAGCCTTGACTTATTGTCAAGCAGGCTTCACAATAAGTATCAAGAAGTAGTGTAGCTGTGGTTACGTGTGCACTAACGTCCGGCGGCAATGGACGTGAAATCACCACAGTTAAGGGAATCTTCGGCGCCGATTCTACAAACCTAATCACTAATACAATTTATTTGCGAGGAGTATAACGCGTGGCAAAAACCAAGCAGAGCGCAGCAAAGCGTGTCTTTTTTACTAAAGGCGACACAGCTTTACCGCTACCAAATCTCATCGCTCACCAAAAAGATTCTTGGCGTGAATTCGTCGAGACTGGTCTGAGCGAAATATTTTCAGAACTTAATCCTATCGAGGATTACACAGGACAAAAACTAGAATTACGATTCAAGGAATATGCGTTCCAAGATCCAAAAACTAGCGAGCAAGACGCAAAGGAAAATAACTTAACCTTTGACGCTCCTTTGCATGCCAACGTAGAACTTACCAACAAAGTTACTGGTGAAGTTAAAGAACAAGAGATTTATCTTGGTGACTACCCATGGATGACCGACCGCGGTACGTTTGTGATTAACGGTACCGAACGTGTCGTTGTTTCTCAGCTTATCCGTAGTGCAGGTGTATTCTTTACTGCCGATAGCGGTGTGGGCCGTAATAACTACGGTGCTAAACTAATTCCTGGCCGTGGTGCATGGTTGGAATTTGAAACCGCTGCTAACGGTACTATTTATGTTAAGATCGACCGCCGCCGTAAACTTCCTGTTACTACACTTTTGCGTGCCCTAGGCCACAGCAAAACATCTGAAATCAAAAGCCTTTTTGCCGATGTTGACACCGGTGAAGTAAAATACATCGATGCAACGCTTGAAAAAGACCCTTCAAAGGGTGCAAACGAAGCACTAATCGAAGTATACCGACGTCTACGTCCGGGCGACCTTGCCACGGTCGACAACGCACGTAGCATGATCGAACGTATGTTCTTTGACTTCAAACGCTTTGACTACAGTCGCGTTGGTCGTTACAAACTAAACCGCCGTTTAGGTGTTGATGTTCTAAACACGACTGAAAACCGTGTTTTCCAAATGAGCGACCTTATTGCCATTATTAAGGAGATTATTCGCCTTAATAACTCTCAGGAACCTGCCGACGACATCGACGCACTATCTAACCGCCGCGTGAAACTAGTTGGTGAGCTTGTTGCTCGTCAGTTCCGCGTTGGTATGCTGCGTATGCAACGTAACGCCATGGACCGTATGTCTATGTCTGACATCGAAACAGTTACTCCAGGCCAGCTAATTAACGCTCGTCCTGTCGTTGCTGCCGTTCGTGAGTTCTTTGCCAGTTCACAGCTTTCACAGCTGATGGACGAAGTTAACCCGCTTGCCGAGCTTTCACACAAACGCCGCCTAAGCTCAATGGGCCCTGGCGGTCTTTCACGCGAACGTGCTGGATTTGACGTGCGTGACGCGCACCCAACTCACTACGGACGCCTATGTTCTGTAGAAACTCCAGAAGGTGCAAACATTGGTTTGGTGCTGAACTTAGCGACCTATGCACGTGTTAACGAATATGGTTTTATTGAAACCCCTTACCTTAAGGTAGTTAAAGGCAAAGTTACCGAAGAGCTTGTCTACCTAGACGCTTCACAAGAACTCACCGAAGTTATTGCTGACGCTGGTGCCAAGATAAACGATGACGGTACATTCGCCGCTGAACGCGTGAGTGCTCGTAACAACCTGAACCCAGAACAAGTTGACGTATCTGAAGTAACCTACATGGATGCTGCCTACAAGCAGATCCTCGGTTCAACTGCATCACTCGTGCCATTTATCGAGAAAAACCGTGTTGACCGTTCACTTACTGGTTCAAACATGCAGAAGCAAGCTGTCCCGCTTTTGACGCCACAGGCTCCAATCGTTGGTACTGGTATTGAAGGCGAACTTGCTAAAAATACGAGTCAGCTAGTTACCGCTGAGGGTGATGGTGAAGTTGTCCGTGCTGATGGTGACGAAATCCACGTTAAGTACAAAGACGGAACTAAAGTGTACGAACTTACTCACTTTGCTAAGTCAAACGACGACCGTTCAATCAACCAGAAAACCCGCGTTAACCGCGGCGACAAGGTTGTAGCCGGCGACGTACTAATCGAAGGTGCTTCAATCGCTGATGGCGAGCTAGCACTTGGTCGTGACCTTACTGTGGCATTTATGCCTTGGGGTGGTTACAACATGGACGACGCGATCGTCCTAAGCGACCGTATCGTTCAGGAAGACGCTCTAACAAGCATCAACATCAAGGACTACACCGTAGAAGTCCGTGAAACCAAACTAGGTCCAGAAATCGTTACCCGCGATATTCCAAACGTATCTGAAGAATCACTTCGTCACCTAGACGAAACTGGTGTCGTTCAGATCGGTTCTGAAGTAAAAGCCGGCGACGTACTTGTCGGTAAGATTACGCCAAAGGGTGAACAAGAACTAAGTTCAGAAGAACGACTTCTTCGTGCGATCTTCGGTGAAAAAGCCAAGGATGTCCGAGATACTTCACAGCGTATGAACAACGCCGGTGGTGGTAAAGTCGTCGGAATCAAGATCTTTAGCCGTGAAAACGGTCACGAGCTTAAAGCTGGTGTGCTCATGCAGATTCAGATCTTCGTTGCGCAACTTCGCAAAATTAGCGTTGGTGACAAGCTTGCTGGTCGCCACGGTAACAAGGGCGTTGTTGCTAGGATTCTCCCTGTAGAGGACATGCCATTCATGGAAGACGGTACCCCAGTTGACGTAGTACTTAACCCGCTAGGCGTGCCTTCTCGTATGAACATTGGTCAGCTATTTGAAACGCACCTTGGTATGGCCGCACGTGCTCTTGGGTACAAAGTTGCAACCCCACCATTTAACGGTGTTCCAAACGATATCATTAGCGACGAACTTGAAAAAGCTGGTTTTGCCCGTGACGGTAAATCACAACTATTCGACGGTCGTACTGGTGATGCATTCGAAGAACGGACAACTGTCGGTGTGATGCACATTATTAAGCTTCACCACATGGTAAGTGACAAGATTCACGCTCGTTCAACTGGTCCATACACTATGGTTACCCAGCAGCCGCTTGGTGGTAAAGCGCAAAACGGTGGTCAGCGATTCGGAGAGATGGAAGTATGGGCACTTGAGGCGTATGGTGCTGCTACGACCCTTCAGGAAATGCTTACGATCAAATCAGACGATGTCTATGGTCGTGCAAAAGCATACGAATCAATCATCAAGAACGAAGCGATTGTTGGTCCTAAACTGCCAGAATCATTCAACGTGCTCGTAAAGGAACTTCAAGGACTCGGCCTACGTGTCGACCTATTAGTTGATTCCGAAGATGCTATTGTTGATGCCGAACAGGTAATTGCCGCAGCTGGTCCAGCCGACAAGACTGTTCCTGCACTTGATGACACTGAAGTCGAAACCGTTCTAGATGAAGCTGATGAACTTGGCGACATTGACGGTGAAGATGGAATAAGTATTCAAGA is a window of Candidatus Saccharimonadales bacterium DNA encoding:
- a CDS encoding DNA-directed RNA polymerase subunit beta, coding for MAKTKQSAAKRVFFTKGDTALPLPNLIAHQKDSWREFVETGLSEIFSELNPIEDYTGQKLELRFKEYAFQDPKTSEQDAKENNLTFDAPLHANVELTNKVTGEVKEQEIYLGDYPWMTDRGTFVINGTERVVVSQLIRSAGVFFTADSGVGRNNYGAKLIPGRGAWLEFETAANGTIYVKIDRRRKLPVTTLLRALGHSKTSEIKSLFADVDTGEVKYIDATLEKDPSKGANEALIEVYRRLRPGDLATVDNARSMIERMFFDFKRFDYSRVGRYKLNRRLGVDVLNTTENRVFQMSDLIAIIKEIIRLNNSQEPADDIDALSNRRVKLVGELVARQFRVGMLRMQRNAMDRMSMSDIETVTPGQLINARPVVAAVREFFASSQLSQLMDEVNPLAELSHKRRLSSMGPGGLSRERAGFDVRDAHPTHYGRLCSVETPEGANIGLVLNLATYARVNEYGFIETPYLKVVKGKVTEELVYLDASQELTEVIADAGAKINDDGTFAAERVSARNNLNPEQVDVSEVTYMDAAYKQILGSTASLVPFIEKNRVDRSLTGSNMQKQAVPLLTPQAPIVGTGIEGELAKNTSQLVTAEGDGEVVRADGDEIHVKYKDGTKVYELTHFAKSNDDRSINQKTRVNRGDKVVAGDVLIEGASIADGELALGRDLTVAFMPWGGYNMDDAIVLSDRIVQEDALTSINIKDYTVEVRETKLGPEIVTRDIPNVSEESLRHLDETGVVQIGSEVKAGDVLVGKITPKGEQELSSEERLLRAIFGEKAKDVRDTSQRMNNAGGGKVVGIKIFSRENGHELKAGVLMQIQIFVAQLRKISVGDKLAGRHGNKGVVARILPVEDMPFMEDGTPVDVVLNPLGVPSRMNIGQLFETHLGMAARALGYKVATPPFNGVPNDIISDELEKAGFARDGKSQLFDGRTGDAFEERTTVGVMHIIKLHHMVSDKIHARSTGPYTMVTQQPLGGKAQNGGQRFGEMEVWALEAYGAATTLQEMLTIKSDDVYGRAKAYESIIKNEAIVGPKLPESFNVLVKELQGLGLRVDLLVDSEDAIVDAEQVIAAAGPADKTVPALDDTEVETVLDEADELGDIDGEDGISIQDIDEIEEIKEEA